The Pirellulales bacterium genome includes the window GTTGTTTCACGAAGACCGGCTCCAAGCTGGCGGCCAACGGCTCGGTCGTGATGTCGTTCGACCATTTGGCCGTTCTGTCGTTCAAGGGAGATAACGAAGACCAGGTGCTCGAGGCCATGTTCGCCGCGGATGTCGCCATCGACGAGGTCGAGAGCAAAGACGGCTACATTACGATCTTCGCGCCGCCGGCCGAGTTCTTCAAAGCCAAGACCGCCCTGCTCAATGCCTTCCCCAACGTCGAGCTGGAAACCCAGGAAATCACTTTCCTGCCGCAGACCACGAAAACGCTCAGCGACGAGGAACGGCCGCTGTTCGAGAAGTTTCTCGAGATGCTGAACGACTGTGACGACGTGCAGGACATTTACCACAACGTCGCGCTTTCCAGTTGACACGGGTCAGCATCGCGCACGTCCTCTTT containing:
- a CDS encoding YebC/PmpR family DNA-binding transcriptional regulator, which produces MGRIFEKRKESIFKTAAQKSKLYAKYGKQLYMAAKNGVPNPDVNPALRSMVEKAKREQVPSHVIEKAIQKAAGAGGEDFTPARYEGFGPGGALVIVDCLTDNNQRTISEVRSCFTKTGSKLAANGSVVMSFDHLAVLSFKGDNEDQVLEAMFAADVAIDEVESKDGYITIFAPPAEFFKAKTALLNAFPNVELETQEITFLPQTTKTLSDEERPLFEKFLEMLNDCDDVQDIYHNVALSS